The Candidatus Omnitrophota bacterium genome includes a region encoding these proteins:
- a CDS encoding SpvB/TcaC N-terminal domain-containing protein, with protein MKKNQFLFGLIIIPFLFSATPALAEESQEKTSQVQGKEIKNQSILENIELPKKINNQDDLKQTEIAPKAMITGDRPFESMEKLDVDPASGTASASIPLQVPRGRGGVEPALALAYNSGSSNGLLGVGWFLDLGKIGRSTKFG; from the coding sequence ATGAAAAAAAATCAATTTTTATTTGGATTAATTATTATTCCATTTTTGTTCTCTGCAACACCTGCTTTAGCAGAAGAATCTCAAGAAAAGACATCGCAAGTTCAAGGAAAAGAGATTAAAAATCAAAGCATATTAGAAAATATAGAATTGCCAAAGAAAATAAATAATCAAGATGATCTTAAACAAACAGAAATTGCACCAAAAGCGATGATCACTGGAGACAGGCCGTTTGAGTCTATGGAAAAGTTAGACGTTGATCCTGCGAGTGGTACTGCTTCGGCAAGTATTCCTCTCCAGGTTCCTCGAGGCCGCGGTGGCGTTGAGCCGGCACTTGCGCTTGCGTACAATTCTGGTTCTTCGAATGGCCTATTAGGAGTGGGCTGGTTTTTGGATCTTGGAAAAATTGGGCGATCCACTAAATTCGG